The Williamwhitmania sp. nucleotide sequence AAGTTGGACAAAAAATTGTGTCCGGTGCTGGAGTTGTTCCTGAAGTTGGTAACACCCTCTTTTTATCTGAGATACCGCTTGGTACCATTATTCACAATATTGAACTTCGTCCAGGCCAAGGTGGAATTATGTCACGCAGTGCTGGTAGCTACGCACAGCTGCTCGCTCGCGAAGGTAAGTACGCTGTTATCAAAATGCCATCCGGTGAAACCCGTATGATTTTGGTTACCTGCCGTGCTACCGTTGGTGCTGTTTCTAATCCTGACCACGCGCTGGAAGTTTCTGGTAAGGCCGGAAGAAGCCGTTGGCTAGGTCGTAGGCCGAGAACCCGCGGTGTGGCAATGAACCCTGTCGATCACCCAATGGGTGGTGGTGAAGGACGCTCTTCTGGAGGACACCCACGTTCGCGTAAAGGTGTATTTGCTAAGGGTTATAAAACCCGTAACAAGAAGAAGAACTCTAGCCAGTTCATTATTGAAAAACGGAAAAAGTAACAGTTTAATCCAAGCGTTATGAGTCGATCACTTAAAAAAGGTCCTTACATAGCATATCAGCTGGAGAAGAAGGTTCTCACCATGAACGAAAGCGCAAAAAAGACCGTCATTAAAACATGGTCTCGTGCAAGCATGATCTCTCCCGATTTCGTGGGTCATACTATCGCCGTTCACAATGGGAACAAGTTTATTCCAGTCTACATTACCGAGAATATGGTTGGTCACAAGCTGGGAGAGTTTGCCCCAACTCGCACCTTTAGAGGTCATTCAGGTAATAAGAAGAAATAACAGCAAGTAACTGAAAATATTTCTTAGCGATGGGTGCAAGAAAACGAATAACAGCAGAAAAAAATAAAGCGGAGAGAAAAGAGAAGGCTTACGCAATTTTGCGTAACAGCCCAAGTTCTCCCAGAAAAATGCGCTTAGTTATCGATTTAGTTCGTGGTGTGGAAGTCAACAAAGCGTTGGCAATTCTCCGCTACAGCACTAAAGAGGCTTCCCGTAAGGTTGAAAAGCTGGTTCTTTCAGCAATGGCCAACTGGGAGGCAAAGAACGAGGGCGTGCGCATTGAAGACAGCAACGTTTACGTAAAGGAGATCTTTGTGGACGGCGGAAAGATGTTGAAAAGAATCAGGACCGCTCCTCAGGGACGCGCTCACCGTATCCGGAAAAGATCAAACCATGTTACGGTTGTATTAGGTAGTTTGAACGCTAACGACACTCAGGCAAAATAATGGGACAAAAAGTTAATCCAATAGCAAACAGGCTTGGAATCATCCGTGGATGGGATTCCAGCTGGTACGGTGGAAAAAATTTCTCCCAGAAGCTTGTTGAAGACTACAAGATTCGCGAATACC carries:
- the rplB gene encoding 50S ribosomal protein L2, which gives rise to MAVRKLKPVTPGQRHKIISAFDTITAGSPEKSLVVPLKKTGGRNQTGKMTMRYIGGGHKRMYRIIDFLRNKDGMQAIVKTIEYDPNRSARIALVVYTDGEKRYILAPQGLQVGQKIVSGAGVVPEVGNTLFLSEIPLGTIIHNIELRPGQGGIMSRSAGSYAQLLAREGKYAVIKMPSGETRMILVTCRATVGAVSNPDHALEVSGKAGRSRWLGRRPRTRGVAMNPVDHPMGGGEGRSSGGHPRSRKGVFAKGYKTRNKKKNSSQFIIEKRKK
- the rplV gene encoding 50S ribosomal protein L22, whose protein sequence is MGARKRITAEKNKAERKEKAYAILRNSPSSPRKMRLVIDLVRGVEVNKALAILRYSTKEASRKVEKLVLSAMANWEAKNEGVRIEDSNVYVKEIFVDGGKMLKRIRTAPQGRAHRIRKRSNHVTVVLGSLNANDTQAK
- the rpsS gene encoding 30S ribosomal protein S19; this translates as MSRSLKKGPYIAYQLEKKVLTMNESAKKTVIKTWSRASMISPDFVGHTIAVHNGNKFIPVYITENMVGHKLGEFAPTRTFRGHSGNKKK